The following are encoded together in the Methanosarcina flavescens genome:
- a CDS encoding aminodeoxychorismate/anthranilate synthase component II: MKVVFINNKDSFVWNLVDYISYFEKDTLVLPNTISLEELRRIKPDALVISPGPGSPLDPRDIGNCLEIIRELGREIPLLGVCLGHQAINVAFGGLVRRSKAGPVHGKSSRIIMHEESALFSAFEGPFEAGRYHSLEIGKPAPGIKITARAEDGSIMAVEHVQYPIYGLQFHPESVLTPNGLKIIESFLEISRNYKKRQMAV, from the coding sequence GTGAAGGTTGTTTTTATAAACAATAAAGATTCCTTTGTGTGGAATCTTGTAGACTACATTTCTTATTTCGAAAAAGATACTCTCGTACTTCCTAATACTATTTCTCTGGAAGAACTAAGGAGAATAAAGCCTGATGCCCTTGTTATTTCACCGGGCCCGGGGAGCCCTTTGGATCCCAGGGATATAGGAAACTGCCTGGAAATAATCAGAGAGCTGGGCAGGGAAATCCCTCTTCTTGGAGTCTGTCTTGGGCACCAGGCGATCAATGTGGCTTTCGGTGGATTGGTTAGAAGAAGCAAAGCCGGGCCAGTGCATGGAAAAAGTTCAAGGATCATCATGCATGAGGAATCTGCACTTTTCTCAGCCTTTGAAGGTCCGTTCGAGGCAGGCCGCTATCATTCCCTTGAGATTGGCAAGCCTGCGCCGGGGATAAAAATAACTGCCAGGGCAGAGGATGGGAGCATAATGGCGGTGGAGCATGTACAGTATCCGATCTATGGCCTGCAGTTCCATCCCGAATCCGTACTTACTCCCAATGGGCTGAAAATAATCGAGAGTTTTCTGGAAATTTCCAGAAATTATAAAAAAAGACAGATGGCTGTCTAA
- the trpB gene encoding tryptophan synthase subunit beta, protein MTGVKISKFPTEDSCLNELAGSKEYSRTGETAQVKGKYGKYGGQYVPEILMPALEELEEGYERYKNDLKFLAELDYYLREFAGRKTPLYFARNLSKKYGSKIYLKREDLVHGGAHKLNNAIGQALLAKYMGKTRLIAETGAGQHGTATTMAGANLGFETVVYMGAKDVKRQQMNVYRMELMGTEVKPVETGSKTLKDAINEAFRDWVTNIENTHYLIGSVVGPHPYPLIVRDFQSVIGREVKVQILQKEGRMPDSIIACAGGGSNAMGIFHPFVENTEVKLIAAEAGGKALKCTEKAAFHSASLCAGEEGILHGARTKVLQDKNGQILESESVSAGLDYSGVGPELAYLSENGRVTARYATDSEALEAFHELSRLEGIIPALESSHALAYLKKASEAGELGEVVVVNLSGRGDKDLETVLSLRGGV, encoded by the coding sequence TTGACAGGAGTTAAAATTTCAAAATTTCCGACAGAAGATTCATGTTTAAATGAGCTTGCAGGTTCGAAGGAATATTCCAGAACTGGTGAGACCGCCCAGGTAAAAGGAAAATACGGGAAGTATGGGGGACAGTATGTACCTGAAATCCTCATGCCAGCCTTAGAAGAGCTGGAAGAAGGTTACGAGCGGTATAAAAACGACCTTAAATTCCTTGCCGAGCTTGACTATTACCTGCGGGAATTTGCAGGCAGGAAGACCCCGCTTTATTTTGCCCGGAATCTGAGCAAAAAATACGGATCAAAAATCTATCTCAAAAGGGAAGACCTTGTGCACGGAGGAGCCCACAAGTTAAATAATGCCATTGGACAGGCACTGCTTGCAAAATATATGGGAAAAACTAGGCTAATTGCCGAAACCGGGGCAGGACAGCACGGAACTGCAACAACTATGGCAGGGGCGAATCTCGGATTTGAAACCGTTGTGTACATGGGTGCCAAGGATGTCAAACGCCAGCAGATGAATGTCTATCGCATGGAACTCATGGGTACGGAAGTAAAGCCAGTGGAAACTGGCTCAAAAACCCTTAAGGATGCCATTAACGAGGCTTTCAGGGACTGGGTCACGAACATAGAAAACACGCACTATCTCATAGGCTCGGTTGTAGGGCCCCATCCTTATCCTTTAATTGTAAGGGATTTCCAGAGCGTTATAGGACGCGAGGTAAAAGTACAGATTTTGCAAAAAGAGGGGCGCATGCCCGATTCTATAATTGCGTGTGCAGGCGGTGGAAGCAATGCAATGGGGATTTTCCATCCCTTTGTAGAGAATACTGAAGTCAAGCTGATTGCTGCCGAAGCCGGTGGAAAAGCCCTGAAGTGCACGGAAAAAGCAGCCTTCCACTCAGCCTCCCTTTGTGCAGGTGAAGAAGGGATCCTGCACGGAGCAAGAACGAAGGTGCTGCAGGATAAAAACGGGCAGATCCTTGAATCCGAATCCGTTTCAGCAGGTCTTGATTACTCAGGAGTCGGGCCTGAGCTGGCTTACTTGTCCGAAAACGGCAGGGTTACAGCCCGGTATGCAACCGACAGTGAAGCCCTTGAAGCTTTTCATGAACTGAGCAGGCTTGAAGGAATAATTCCTGCCCTTGAATCCTCTCACGCCCTTGCTTACCTGAAAAAAGCGTCAGAAGCCGGGGAACTGGGAGAGGTAGTGGTCGTAAACCTTTCCGGAAGAGGAGATAAGGATCTGGAAACTGTCCTGAGCCTGAGGGGGGGAGTCTGA
- the trpD gene encoding anthranilate phosphoribosyltransferase, with product MQRYIKKLEEGCDLSPDEAEAAIDKILSTAHDKEIEMFLLALRAKGEKPGEIAGFVRGMKKAANTIKPRTPFRLVDTCGTGGDGLNTINVSTAAAIVTAAAGVPVAKHGNRAATSMSGSSDVLEALGIKIDLAPEPVRQTIEEIGIGFMFAPVFHPAMKRVAGVRKKLGVRTIFNILGPLTNPAGAKGQVIGVFDKKLCEPIAFALAELGTEHALVVHGDGMDEISNTGETYVAELKQGKVSTYTLTPESLGMLRASLDDVVGGSPKENARDLLQIFKGQKGPKRDLVIINAAAALYVSGIVSSIRQAIPIAEDAIDSGKVMVKFNQFRTFTSGFYRQSSKVSLSGRDIKVCSRTSILSPASGERA from the coding sequence ATGCAGAGGTATATTAAAAAGCTGGAAGAAGGCTGTGATCTGAGCCCAGACGAAGCCGAAGCAGCAATAGACAAAATCCTCAGCACTGCACATGATAAGGAGATCGAGATGTTTCTGCTTGCCCTAAGGGCAAAAGGGGAGAAACCCGGTGAAATTGCAGGTTTTGTAAGAGGAATGAAGAAAGCCGCAAACACGATCAAACCCAGGACGCCTTTCAGGCTTGTAGATACCTGCGGAACAGGAGGGGATGGGCTTAATACAATTAATGTCTCGACAGCAGCAGCAATAGTAACAGCAGCTGCAGGCGTACCTGTAGCCAAGCACGGAAACCGGGCTGCTACTTCAATGTCAGGAAGTTCGGATGTGCTCGAAGCCCTGGGAATTAAAATTGACCTGGCACCTGAACCCGTCAGGCAGACAATTGAAGAAATAGGAATAGGGTTCATGTTTGCTCCGGTTTTCCACCCTGCTATGAAGAGGGTTGCGGGGGTCAGGAAGAAGCTCGGAGTCCGCACGATTTTCAATATTTTAGGACCTCTGACAAATCCGGCAGGCGCGAAAGGACAGGTTATAGGGGTTTTTGATAAGAAACTCTGCGAGCCAATAGCTTTTGCCCTTGCTGAACTTGGAACCGAACATGCCCTTGTAGTGCATGGAGATGGGATGGATGAAATTTCAAATACAGGTGAGACCTATGTTGCAGAGCTAAAACAGGGAAAGGTTTCGACCTATACCCTGACCCCTGAATCCCTGGGTATGCTGAGGGCAAGCCTGGATGATGTTGTAGGCGGCTCTCCGAAGGAAAATGCCAGGGATTTGCTGCAGATTTTCAAGGGCCAGAAAGGCCCGAAAAGGGACCTGGTAATTATAAATGCTGCCGCAGCCCTCTACGTTAGCGGGATTGTGAGCTCTATACGGCAGGCTATTCCTATCGCTGAGGATGCTATTGATAGTGGAAAAGTTATGGTTAAATTCAACCAGTTCAGGACTTTTACCTCAGGGTTTTACAGGCAGAGCAGTAAGGTAAGTCTTTCGGGAAGAGACATCAAAGTTTGTTCCAGAACTTCCATATTAAGCCCGGCTTCGGGGGAGAGGGCTTGA
- a CDS encoding phosphoribosylanthranilate isomerase yields the protein MKLKTRTKICGIRTPEEIELAALYGADAVGFITEVPVESPRKLDSDTAAYLVSSVPQTLSTVLVIMPENSDTAVKLIEKVNPDIVQIHSRLPLSELEIIKEKTNIPIIKTLFIPLHGEDSGGKALNMNSVSSLLEKVNLLEETEVVDSILLDTAKSGKPGGTGCVHDWALSRRISEQTRLPLILAGGLKPENVQEAIRAVSPYAVDTASGVETRGKKDAIKIKSFIEKVRCADAFL from the coding sequence TTGAAATTAAAAACAAGAACGAAAATCTGCGGAATCCGCACCCCTGAAGAAATAGAACTCGCAGCTCTATATGGAGCCGATGCAGTGGGATTTATCACAGAGGTCCCTGTCGAGAGCCCAAGGAAGCTTGATTCCGATACTGCTGCTTACCTGGTTTCCAGTGTTCCTCAAACACTGAGTACTGTACTGGTTATTATGCCTGAGAATTCGGATACAGCTGTAAAGCTGATTGAAAAAGTAAATCCCGATATCGTACAGATCCATTCCAGGTTGCCCCTTTCAGAACTTGAGATAATAAAAGAAAAAACGAACATCCCTATTATAAAAACTCTATTCATACCCTTACATGGGGAAGATTCAGGTGGAAAAGCCCTTAACATGAATTCGGTTTCAAGCTTGCTTGAGAAGGTCAACCTTCTGGAGGAAACCGAAGTTGTAGACTCCATTCTGCTCGATACGGCGAAATCCGGAAAGCCCGGAGGCACAGGCTGTGTGCACGATTGGGCTCTGAGCAGGCGAATCTCAGAGCAAACAAGGCTTCCTCTTATCCTTGCAGGCGGGCTCAAGCCCGAAAATGTGCAGGAAGCGATCAGGGCTGTTTCCCCTTATGCAGTTGATACAGCATCCGGGGTTGAGACCAGAGGAAAAAAAGATGCTATTAAAATCAAAAGCTTTATTGAAAAAGTGAGGTGCGCCGATGCTTTCCTTTGA
- a CDS encoding indole-3-glycerol-phosphate synthase, translated as MHASILHILNTTKTRVQAFGSQACREDLSTGFEKRDFFSAVADAKNDGRVPVIAEIKPASPGRTFRDISPAMAAKLAWEMEEAGAVAVSVLTEPGVFRGSLENLDAVRKAVCLPVLRKDFIIDRVQLEEAESDLVLLIAGIVGEELEFFVELALENGFDPLVEVHNRKELESALKTDTRIIGINNRDFETLKTNIATTEELAPLIREYDLDHGTRHLIISESGMNSVEDVRRAVQAGTDAVLIGSALMESDSVFDKTKEFVQGICWR; from the coding sequence ATGCACGCTTCAATTCTCCATATCCTCAACACAACAAAGACCCGCGTACAGGCTTTCGGGTCACAAGCCTGCCGTGAAGACCTGAGTACGGGCTTTGAGAAAAGGGATTTTTTCTCTGCTGTGGCAGATGCAAAGAATGACGGGCGGGTGCCTGTAATTGCAGAGATCAAGCCCGCATCGCCAGGGAGAACTTTCAGGGATATCTCGCCTGCAATGGCGGCAAAGCTTGCCTGGGAGATGGAAGAAGCAGGTGCTGTTGCAGTATCTGTCCTGACCGAACCCGGAGTATTCCGGGGTTCGCTTGAAAACCTGGATGCAGTCCGAAAAGCCGTATGCTTGCCTGTTCTGAGAAAAGACTTTATTATTGACAGAGTACAGCTTGAAGAAGCCGAAAGTGATCTTGTACTTCTTATCGCAGGCATTGTTGGGGAAGAACTTGAGTTTTTTGTTGAGCTTGCCCTCGAAAATGGATTTGACCCGTTGGTTGAGGTCCATAACAGAAAAGAACTTGAATCCGCCCTGAAAACTGATACAAGAATTATAGGAATAAACAACCGGGACTTTGAGACACTTAAAACTAACATCGCTACCACGGAAGAACTGGCTCCTCTTATCCGGGAATACGACCTTGACCATGGAACCAGGCATCTTATAATAAGCGAAAGCGGGATGAACAGTGTAGAGGATGTTAGGAGGGCAGTCCAGGCAGGCACGGATGCCGTGCTCATAGGATCTGCACTTATGGAAAGTGATTCTGTTTTTGATAAAACGAAAGAATTTGTCCAGGGCATTTGCTGGCGTTAA
- the trpA gene encoding tryptophan synthase subunit alpha: MRRQKISDKFSELRKKGEGALICYIMAGDPTAEQTGEIVKALVNGGADIIELGFPFSDPVADGPTIQVAGQRALAAGMDTGRYFELVKALEVRIPLVCMTYYNPVFRYGVEKFVEQAADAGIGGLIVPDIPVEEVADLKYSCEKHGLDLIFLVAPTTTEARVRKILERGSGFLYLVSRLGVTGARKDVSSSTRELLSRIETTLPKAVGFGISTGKQAEEVRAAGADAVIVGSAFVRIIEEGKDVNERLEALAKELKSGMRRAS; encoded by the coding sequence ATGAGAAGGCAAAAAATCTCCGATAAATTCTCCGAACTCAGAAAGAAGGGTGAAGGAGCCCTTATATGCTACATAATGGCAGGAGATCCAACCGCAGAGCAAACTGGGGAGATCGTTAAGGCTCTTGTAAACGGAGGAGCGGACATTATAGAACTGGGTTTCCCCTTTTCAGATCCTGTAGCGGACGGCCCAACCATCCAGGTAGCAGGCCAGCGGGCACTTGCAGCCGGCATGGATACAGGGCGTTATTTTGAGCTTGTTAAAGCTCTAGAGGTCCGGATTCCGCTTGTTTGCATGACCTACTACAATCCTGTGTTCAGGTACGGAGTGGAAAAATTTGTAGAGCAGGCTGCCGACGCCGGAATAGGCGGATTGATAGTGCCCGATATTCCTGTTGAGGAGGTGGCTGACCTGAAATATAGCTGTGAGAAGCATGGGCTTGATCTTATCTTTCTGGTTGCTCCCACAACAACCGAAGCAAGAGTTAGAAAGATCCTGGAAAGGGGTTCAGGTTTCCTTTACCTTGTCTCAAGGCTAGGGGTCACCGGTGCCAGGAAAGATGTCTCGTCCTCAACAAGAGAGTTGCTTTCCAGAATAGAAACAACGCTCCCGAAGGCTGTAGGATTCGGGATCTCTACGGGAAAACAGGCAGAGGAAGTTAGAGCAGCAGGAGCGGATGCGGTCATAGTCGGCTCGGCTTTTGTCAGGATTATAGAAGAAGGAAAAGACGTAAATGAAAGGCTGGAAGCTCTTGCAAAAGAACTCAAATCCGGAATGAGGAGAGCCAGTTAA
- the trpE gene encoding anthranilate synthase component I codes for MLSFDLGEEEFKALASGISQPVFIQLLARIDTITCSPLELYHTLRASGTSDYSYLLESVEKQASRARYSFVGSDPDAVIEISDRRISLELLNSDALPFFEEVRSKIKEACGPEAMKEEKQEKDNSGLKNIKLTAPIPHGKDAFDALRLGFPPANGLEILNAQRFDRQTFLGGAIGYTAYDAIYDSWLGVEKGFESEIPELQYLLVSKTFIFDHVAEEAFIVLTPFVNPDSDAGEVYEKALQDAEKLYSILKETSLYRDSIKTEMSGKSTVLDAPKSSGLSAFECNTGKQEFKKSVLQVKEHIFAGDIFQAVLSRKLEFRLEQTPFEIYMQLRSINPSPYMYIFEFRDLAIVGASPETLLTVHKRTVIINPIAGTCPSGKTEAEDEAFALRMLNDEKERAEHVMLVDLGRNDVRMVAESGSVKVSEFMKVLKYSHVQHIESTVSGKLRPECDQFDAFRAIFPAGTLSGAPKIRAMEIISELEASPRGIYGGGVGYYSWNGDADFAIVIRTVLVQGKRASVQAGAGIVADSDPGYEFRETERKMAAMLAAIGGENFI; via the coding sequence ATGCTTTCCTTTGACCTTGGAGAAGAAGAATTCAAAGCGCTTGCTTCAGGCATAAGCCAGCCAGTCTTTATCCAGCTTCTTGCAAGAATAGATACAATCACCTGTTCTCCCCTTGAACTTTACCACACCCTGCGGGCCTCAGGAACATCTGACTATTCCTACTTGCTGGAATCCGTGGAAAAACAGGCAAGCCGGGCAAGGTACTCCTTTGTTGGAAGTGACCCTGATGCTGTAATTGAAATAAGTGATAGGAGAATTTCCCTTGAGCTTCTGAACTCGGATGCTTTGCCTTTTTTTGAAGAAGTCAGGTCAAAAATCAAGGAAGCCTGCGGACCTGAAGCCATGAAGGAGGAGAAACAGGAGAAAGATAACTCCGGACTGAAAAATATAAAATTAACAGCTCCAATACCTCATGGAAAGGATGCTTTCGATGCCCTACGCCTGGGTTTTCCTCCTGCAAACGGGTTGGAGATCCTGAATGCACAGCGTTTTGACAGGCAGACGTTTCTGGGCGGCGCCATAGGCTATACGGCTTATGACGCTATCTATGACAGCTGGCTTGGAGTTGAAAAAGGCTTCGAATCCGAGATTCCCGAACTTCAATACCTGCTCGTTTCAAAAACTTTTATATTTGACCATGTAGCTGAAGAGGCATTTATTGTGCTTACTCCCTTTGTAAACCCGGATTCTGATGCTGGAGAAGTCTATGAAAAAGCCCTGCAGGATGCCGAGAAGCTCTATTCTATACTCAAGGAAACTAGCCTTTATCGAGATTCGATAAAAACAGAAATGTCAGGCAAATCTACAGTATTGGATGCACCAAAATCTTCAGGTTTATCTGCTTTTGAGTGCAATACAGGGAAACAGGAGTTTAAGAAATCCGTACTCCAGGTAAAAGAGCATATTTTTGCAGGAGACATCTTTCAGGCAGTCCTTTCCAGAAAACTTGAGTTCAGGCTTGAACAGACTCCTTTCGAAATTTATATGCAACTTCGATCAATCAATCCGAGCCCTTACATGTATATTTTTGAGTTTAGGGATCTGGCAATTGTGGGGGCAAGCCCAGAGACTCTGTTAACTGTCCATAAAAGGACCGTGATTATAAACCCGATTGCAGGTACCTGCCCAAGTGGAAAAACCGAAGCCGAGGATGAAGCTTTTGCTTTACGCATGTTGAATGATGAGAAAGAAAGGGCTGAACATGTAATGCTTGTCGACCTTGGGAGAAACGATGTTCGGATGGTTGCGGAAAGCGGTTCAGTAAAGGTTTCCGAATTTATGAAGGTTCTGAAATATTCCCATGTCCAGCACATAGAAAGTACGGTTTCAGGAAAACTGAGGCCGGAATGCGATCAATTCGATGCTTTTAGGGCTATATTCCCGGCAGGGACGCTCTCAGGAGCCCCAAAAATCCGGGCAATGGAAATTATCTCCGAGCTTGAAGCTTCCCCCAGAGGAATTTACGGCGGCGGAGTAGGCTATTACAGCTGGAACGGGGATGCCGATTTTGCAATCGTGATCCGTACCGTGCTTGTGCAAGGTAAAAGAGCCTCAGTGCAGGCTGGGGCAGGAATTGTGGCGGACTCCGATCCGGGATATGAATTTCGGGAGACCGAGCGTAAAATGGCAGCAATGCTTGCAGCGATAGGTGGAGAGAACTTTATATAG